Part of the Spartobacteria bacterium genome is shown below.
AGTCAAGTCCAAAAAGTGGTGTAAAATCCTTCCGCCTCAATAGTCAACTTTGCTCAAGCTATGCGTAATGTTCTGACATAATCTTCTCGGTGCTGCAGATATTCTTCGGTATTAAAAACCCGGGATTTCATCGACCAACTGTCGTGATGGTCTTGCAGGACCGCTCCTAGCAAGCGAACAGCGGATGCGACATTGGGAAATATCCGAATCGTCTTTTCTCTCCGGCGCAGCTCCTGATTTTCTCGTTCGAGCAGGTTGCTGGTGCGCAAAATCTTGCGATATTTCGGCGGTAAACACATCACATTCATCGCATCTTCAAAACCCTCATCCAGTGTAGCCATCGATTTGGCTGCCTTCTTTTGATACATTTCCAGAATCTCCTTCCTCTTTTCTCGTGCCTTTTCCACTGTCTCCTGATTGAACATTTCGCGTAACAGAACTTTCAGCTCTTTTTGGCAGCTTTTCGGGGCATCGTTGACAATGTTGCGCGCGAAGTGAACTTGGCATCGTTGCCAGGCCGAACCCTGAAACACCTTCCGGATGGCAGCGACCAGTCCCGCATGCTGATCCGAAGTGATCAGATCCACCCCCGTCAGACCGCGCTGTTTCAGGCTTGTAAAGAACCCTTCCCAGTGATGTTCACTTTCGCCTTCACAGACTTCAAAGCCCAGAATCTCCTTACGGCCGTCTGTATCAATGCCTAAAGCCACTAAAAGTGCCTTGGAACGTACAGCCGAGTCTTCACGGACCTTAATGTACATCGCATCCGCCATCACGAAAGGATACGGTTTGTCTAAAAGACGGTTTTTGAAGGCCTGTACGGCTTCATCCAGGTTCTTGCACAAATTGGATATTGTGGATTTGGAGAACGATGTCCCGCACATTTCTTCGGTTATCTTCTTAATCTTGCGAGTGGAGACACCCTGGATTACCATTTCCATCATGGTTGTGTAAAGGGCCAGCTCACTGCGCTGGTAGTTTTCGAGCAAAGTGCTGTGGAATACGTGATTCCTGTGACGAGGTACGAGCAAACGCAATTTTCCGATTCGGGTGTTGATGCTGCGTGCGCGGATTCCGTTGCGGGAATCGGTGCGTTCGCTCGTGCGCTCATAACGATTGACCCGCAGAGCTTCTGTGGATTCGGCTTGCAGAAACTGGTTCAGGATTGTCTCCATGAGCCTGGCGAATGCCTCATTTTTGTCAAGCTTAAAAAGGTCTATGAAAAAATCTGTGTCTAGCGTAATATTCATTTGAGTCATGTGTCTTCTCCTTTTTGATGCGTAGAGTTTTTGTTGATCACTATCGTAACGCAAGGATGAGCTCGTGGCTCATTTTCTATTTACACCAGTTTATGGACTTAATC
Proteins encoded:
- a CDS encoding IS256 family transposase — its product is MTQMNITLDTDFFIDLFKLDKNEAFARLMETILNQFLQAESTEALRVNRYERTSERTDSRNGIRARSINTRIGKLRLLVPRHRNHVFHSTLLENYQRSELALYTTMMEMVIQGVSTRKIKKITEEMCGTSFSKSTISNLCKNLDEAVQAFKNRLLDKPYPFVMADAMYIKVREDSAVRSKALLVALGIDTDGRKEILGFEVCEGESEHHWEGFFTSLKQRGLTGVDLITSDQHAGLVAAIRKVFQGSAWQRCQVHFARNIVNDAPKSCQKELKVLLREMFNQETVEKAREKRKEILEMYQKKAAKSMATLDEGFEDAMNVMCLPPKYRKILRTSNLLERENQELRRREKTIRIFPNVASAVRLLGAVLQDHHDSWSMKSRVFNTEEYLQHREDYVRTLRIA